Within the Dechloromonas denitrificans genome, the region CCCGCTCTTTGACCGACCACTGGCGGGCCGGCGGGCTGGTTACGGCGGATTTGCCGCGCTCGAGCGCGATCACCCGTTTTTCCGCCCGCGGCTTGACCGGCGCTGCCTTGCTCGCCGATTTTGCTGGCGCTGCGCTCGCCGGGGTGGCCGGGGCCGGTTGGGCCAGCCTGGCTTCGATGCGCCGGGCCGGCCGATCCGTGCCCTCCGGCGCGTGCTGCGGAATGACCAGGACGAGGCCGTGCAAGAGCAGCGACAGCGCGATCGCGCGGATCGGCAGCTGGTGTCGGCGGGGCGTTTCCGAAAGGGGCATCGCCCCGCTATTCCAGATGCTCGACCATCAACTGGGTCGTTTCGACGCCCATGTATTCATTGATGGCGAGCCGGTAAGCGACCCGGGTATTGTTTCCCGGTTGGTTGCTGAAGTTGAACTGGATCGCGTCGATCCGCGTTTCGCCCTTGCGCAGGCGCAGCTTGAGGTGTTTTTCCTTGAGCACGCGTTGCTGCTCGACCTCGAATTCATCGATGAACAGCGGCGCCGGGAAGCCCTGGCCCCAGATTTCGTTGTCCAGCAGGCGGGCGGTTTCCAGCGAGAAATAGCTGCCTTCCAGGGCGCCGTCGGTTTCCAGCGTGCGGGTCAGGTCGGCTGGCGAGAGCAGTTCGCCGGCGACCTGGGCGAACAGTTCGCGGAATTGCTCGAAGTTTTCGGCGCGCAGCGTGGCGCCGGCCGCCATGGCGTGGCCGCCGAAGCGGACTAGGAGGCCGGGGGCGCGTTTGGCGACCAGATCGAGCGCATCGCGCAGGTGCAGGCCGGGAATCGAACGCCCGGAACCCTTGACGATGCCGCCTTCGCCGGGGGCGAAGGCAAACACCGGGCGGTGCAGTTTGTCCTTGATGCGCGAGGCGAGGATGCCGACGACGCCTTCGTGCCAGCCTTCGTCGAACAGCGCGATACCCGAGGCGCTGTCGTTGGCATCGAGCGACTCGAGCAGGATCAGCGCCTGTTCCTGCATGCCCGATTCGATTTCGCGCCGTTCGCGGTTCAGCGCGTCGAGCTGCTGGGCGATGTTGAGGGCGCGGGCCGGATCGTCGGTGAGCAGGCATTCGACGCCGAGGCGCATGTCGGCCAGCCGGCCGGCGGCATTCAGGCGCGGCCCGAGGATGAAGCCGAGATCCATCGCCGTGGCTTTTTTCGGGTCGCGGCCGGCCGCCTTGAACAGCGCCGCCAGGCCGGCGTGCAACTGGCCGGCGCGCATGCGCTTGAGGCCCTGGCTGACGAGGATGCGGTTGTTGCGGTCGAGCTTGACGACGTCGGCGACGGTGCCGAGGGCGACGAGGTCGAGCAGGCTGGCGAAATTGGGTTCCGGCCGCTCGGCGAAGAAGCCGCGTTCGCGCAGTTCGGCGCGCAGGGCGAGCATCACGTAGAACATCACGCCGACGCCGGCGATGCATTTCGACGGGAAGTCGCAGCCGGGCTGGTTTGGATTGACGATGCAATCGGCCTCGGGCAGCGTTTCGGCCGGCAGGTGGTGGTCGGTGATCAGCGTTGCGATGCCGTGTTCGCGGGCGCGGTTCACGCCTTCGATGCTGGCGATGCCGTTGTCGACGGTGATGATCAGGTCGGGCGACTGTTGCGCCGCGACATCGACGATTTCCGGCGACAGGCCGTAGCCCAGCTTGAAGCGGTCGGGGAGCAGGAAATCGACGTCGGCGCCGAGCATTTTCAGGGCGCGCATGCCGACCGCCGTGGCGGTAGCGCCGTCGCAGTCGTAATCGCCGATGATCAGCAGCCGGGCTTCGGCCTCGATGGCATCGGCCAGCATGTGGGCGGCGTCCGTGGCGTGGGTCAGGGCGCTCGGCGGGATCAGCGATTTCAGTTCGTAATCCAGTTCGGCCTTGTCCTTGACGCCGCGCGCCGCGTAGAGACGGGCGAGCAGCGGATGCAGGCCCTGTTGTTCCAGTTGCCAGACGACGCGTTGCGGAATGCTGCGGTTGACGATGCGGGTCACGACTTTCCTTCGGCCAGTTGAGCGGCCAGTGCAGCGAGCGGGCGACTCTGGCGCCAGAACTTCCAGCGGTCGCTGCCGCGCAAGGTCCAGGTCAATTCGCCGTAGATGGTTGGGGCAACGATAGTCAGGGTGTGGATCCGGCGGCCGAGGGCGCCGCGCAACGGCGCGAACCAATTGGCTTCAAGGGCGAGCAGCGCCGCCCGCCAGCCTTCGCTGTCTTCGTAGAGAACCGGCGGCAGCAGAGCGTCGAGAACGACGAGCTGGTTGGTCTTGCCGGAGGCCAGGGCGAGCAATTGGGCTAGTCCGGCTGGCGCCGGATGCACCGGTGTGCCGGCGGCGCGGGCCAGGCCGGTGGCCAGCGGGATGTCGCACCAGGCCGCGGTGAAATGGCCGGGGCCCGGGCGTTGCAGGGCG harbors:
- the recJ gene encoding single-stranded-DNA-specific exonuclease RecJ; this encodes MTRIVNRSIPQRVVWQLEQQGLHPLLARLYAARGVKDKAELDYELKSLIPPSALTHATDAAHMLADAIEAEARLLIIGDYDCDGATATAVGMRALKMLGADVDFLLPDRFKLGYGLSPEIVDVAAQQSPDLIITVDNGIASIEGVNRAREHGIATLITDHHLPAETLPEADCIVNPNQPGCDFPSKCIAGVGVMFYVMLALRAELRERGFFAERPEPNFASLLDLVALGTVADVVKLDRNNRILVSQGLKRMRAGQLHAGLAALFKAAGRDPKKATAMDLGFILGPRLNAAGRLADMRLGVECLLTDDPARALNIAQQLDALNRERREIESGMQEQALILLESLDANDSASGIALFDEGWHEGVVGILASRIKDKLHRPVFAFAPGEGGIVKGSGRSIPGLHLRDALDLVAKRAPGLLVRFGGHAMAAGATLRAENFEQFRELFAQVAGELLSPADLTRTLETDGALEGSYFSLETARLLDNEIWGQGFPAPLFIDEFEVEQQRVLKEKHLKLRLRKGETRIDAIQFNFSNQPGNNTRVAYRLAINEYMGVETTQLMVEHLE